Proteins encoded within one genomic window of Trichoderma asperellum chromosome 2, complete sequence:
- a CDS encoding uncharacterized protein (TransMembrane:1 (o635-653i)~EggNog:ENOG41) — MDLDPRLRPGDGEQLGSSNATRVVSNASSAADQQLQASAAAVRRDSGRDNADTPSTVGSTPGQHHQFDYADAGPAGGGGGGGSVAAGGSAGAGEADGNGDSKKSRACEACRGLKVRCEPDPIEGEPCKRCRKAGRNCVVTAPTRKRQKKTDSRVSELEKKIDALTASLHARAGVPGMPAVGQHHHQHQHQVEPAGGGYSSSWGSAGTAGTGGAGAGAGVARPWGGMAASPMMQTASTPPTRTPQDDSSAFQPPIVMAGQKRKATDRDSVSEDPKASTTPSVSWSGFSRPTEGDIVDRGLITMEQAAGLFNKYKEHMVRHLPAVVFPHSATVMELRKTKPTLFLAIMAAATGENHSLQRVLQKELMQLFAEKVIVTGEKNLELVQAIHVAVIWYWPPEHFEELKFYQLIHIAAVMAIDIGLGRKNTSKRGPPPFRRNPPPDSSSIECRRTWLTCFFLALNTSMSLHRPNLIRWTPFMTESLEILESSPDAAPTDKYFSHLVWTHRLAEEVGEQFSLDDPSTLVNITDARTQYALRALERDLDKYIASVAKNMMQPTLRLNFNVVNLYMHEMALHSETMSDQWRPPFNTEALKDGIVNSEPLSAAHINALSACLTAIDGILNTFLSMDVLSIRCLPVFNFMRVAYAVVILIKMYFSASSPGSEMGKVIHKDNMRVEYYLEALLNKFRATAADNKCRPAAKFLVVLAMLRSWFFKQGKGEGTTTSSDDGNCAAAAAAANTSTTPPNAAAISSASPQQRQYAAQGTQQQQQLQQQLQQQQLQQQPHQQSAANTPLQLLSEVATTGRDASSAPHIFANLGGTGRSIPQPFFHDSVSSTGTPPTSSTANSSSMPQIPGPSPASTDLESAMAPAFPPWMSVTQPMVPNELEMGSMPANFDIEGLNLAAADLQDVYESGAKIVMNEPWFMDAFQGLPDPNLFPF, encoded by the exons ATGGACCTCGATCCACGGCTGCGACCCGGCGATGGAGAGCAGCTTGGCTCCTCCAATGCGACCAGGGTCGTGAGCAATGCGTCGTCTGCCGCagaccagcagctccaggcgAGTGCAGCTGCTGTGCGCCGTGACAGCGGTCGAGATAACGCCGACACGCCGTCGACTGTCGGCAGCACGCCGGGGCAGCATCACCAATTCGACTACGCAGATGCCGGGCCAGcaggcggcggaggcggcggcggttcAGTGGCGGCCGGAGGCTCCGCCGGCGCCGGTGAGGCTGATGGAAACGGCGATTCGAAGAAGTCGAGAGCGTGTGAAGCCTGTCGAGGGCTAAAGGTGCGGTGCGAGCCCGATCCCATCGAGGGCGAGCCGTGCAAGCGGTGCAGAAAGGCCGGGAGGAACTGCGTCGTAACGGCCCCGACCAGGAAACGACAGAAGAAGACAGACAGCCGCGTGTccgagctggagaagaagatcgaTGCCTTGACTGCGAGCTTGCATGCGAGGGCGGGCGTGCCAGGCATGCCCGCCGTTGGGCAgcaccatcatcagcatcagcatcaagtTGAACCTGCCGGTGGCGGGTATTCTTCAAGCTGGGGCAGTGCAGGAACGGCGGGAACAGGAggagctggggctggagctggagtagCGAGGCCATGGGGAGGCATGGCGGCATCGCCAATGATGCAAACGGCATCAACTCCACCAACACGAACCCCGCAGGACGATTCATCAGCGTTCCAGCCGCCGATTGTCATGGCTgggcagaagagaaaggccaCTGATCGAGACAGCGTCAGCGAGGATCCCAAAGCATCCACGACGCCATCAGTGAGCTGGTCAGGCTTCTCTAGACCTACGGAGGGTGATATCGTCGACCGCGGTCTCATTACGATGGAACAAGCCGCGGGGCTGTTCAACAAGTACAAGGAACACATGGTGAGACACCTGCCGGCTGTTGTGTTCCCCCATAGTGCGACGGTGATGGAGCTGCGCAAGACGAAGCCCACGCTGTTCCtggccatcatggccgccgccacgGGCGAGAACCACTCCCTCCAACGAGTCCTACAAAAGGAGCTGATGCAGCTCTTTGCCGAGAAGGTCATTGTCACGGGAGAGAAGAATCTGGAGCTGGTGCAGGCGATCCACGTGGCCGTCATCTGGTATTGGCCGCCGGAGCATTTCGAGGAGCTCAAGTTCTATCAGCTCATCCACATTGCCGCCGTCATGGCCATTGACATTGGTCTTGGCAGGAAAAACACTTCAAAACGCGGACCGCCACCTTTCCGCCGCAATCCACCCCCTGATTCTTCCAGCATCGAGTGCCGCCGAACGTGGCTGACAtgcttcttcctcgcccTTAACACGTCCATGTCGCTGCACCGGCCGAATTTGATTCGATGGACGCCCTTTATGACTGAGAGCTTGGAGATACTCGAGTCGTCACCCGATGCCGCGCCGACGGACAAGTATTTCTCTCACTTGGTGTGGACTCATCGTCTAGCTGAGGAGGTTGGCGAGCAGTTTTCCCTGGATGATCCTTCGACGTTGGTCAATATTACGGATGCAAGGACGCAGTACGCGCTGAGAGCCCTGGAGCGGGATCTCGACAAGTACATTGCGTCGGTTGCCAAAAACATGATGCAGC CCACCCTTCGTCTTAATTTCAACGTGGTCAATCTTTACATGCACGAAATGGCTCTTCATTCAGAGACCATGTCTGACCAGTGGCGGCCGCCTTTTAACACAGAAGCCCTTAAGGATGGCATTGTCAACTCTGAGCCCCTTTCCGCCGCACATATCAATGCGCTTTCAGCGTGCCTGACAGCTATTGACGGCATTCTCAACACATTTTTATCCATGGACGTTCTCAGCATTCGCTGCTTGCCTGTCTTTAATTTCATGCGAGTGGCTTATGCTGTCGTCATTTTGATCAAGATGTACTTTTCAGCTTCGAGCCCTGGCTCAGAAATGGGCAAGGTCATCCACAAAGACAACATGCGTGTTGAATACTATCTCGAGGCTTTGCTTAACAAGTTTCGAGCTACGGCGGCGGATAACAAATGTCGCCCTGCAGCCAAGTTCCTCGTTGTGCTTGCGATGCTTCGCAGCTGGTTCTTCAAACAGGGCAAGGGAGAGGGCACAACAACGTCTTCTGACGACGGCaattgcgctgctgctgctgctgctgccaatactagtactactcCTCCTAATGCCGCTGCtatttcttctgcttcaccACAGCAGAGGCAGTATGCGGCTCAGGGGactcaacagcaacaacagctgcAACAAcagctacagcagcagcaattacagcagcagccacaccAACAGTCAGCCGCCAACActcctctccagctcctctccGAAGTTGCAACTACAGGAAGAGACGCTAGCAGCGCCCCTCACATCTTTGCCAACCTCGGCGGCACTGGCCGGTCGATCCCTCAACCATTCTTCCATGATTCTGTCTCCTCGACCGGCACTCCCCCCACATCATCGACCGCGAACTCCTCCTCCATGCCTCAAATTCCGGGCCCTTCTCCCGCATCCACAGACCTCGAATCCGCTATGGCGCCTGCTTTCCCACCTTGGATGTCCGTCACGCAACCCATGGTGCCCAACGAGCTAGAAATGGGATCCATGCCTGCAAATTTCGACATTGAGGGTCTGAATCTTGCTGCGGCTGACCTCCAAGACGTATATGAGAGCGGCGCTAAGATTGTCATGAACGAGCCCTGGTTCATGGATGCATTCCAGGGGCTCCCTGATCCCaatctttttcccttttaa
- a CDS encoding uncharacterized protein (EggNog:ENOG41): protein MSDTSPNGPGTGHRRSSITQAALSNLFSRGPSNAPAGPPFPNGNGNADAQRRRLSITTIGLSGTSPTDTTSFMRRGSMSTNSDSINENAIEDEDAMFGGPRTAPTTPFARHMSFGGNAAMRTFRNGSSPGNDQYGFNWSEQLRSRAESSVTGSRPSFSFQGTGSHSPPRAMPNHDRSKSISDMPQPPAQASAVKPKQPERPKPDAFQERILKGDFYMD from the exons ATGTCTGATACATCTCCCAACGGTCCCGGCACCGGCCACCGCCGCAGTTCAATCACCCAGGCCGCCTTGTCCAACCTGTTCTCCCGAGGCCCTTCAAATGCACCAGCTGGCCCTCCTTTCCCCAACGGCAATGGCAACGCCGATGCGCAGAGACGCCGCTTGTCAATCACCACCATTGGACTCTCCGGCACTTCGCCCACAGATACCACCTCTTTCATGCGACGCGGCAGCATGTCCACCAACTCAGACTCCATCAACGAAAACGCCattgaggatgaagatgccaTGTTTGGCGGCCCTAGAACGGCCCCGACCACGCCCTTTGCCCGGCACATGAGCTTTGGAGGCAATGCTGCCATGCGAACCTTCCGCAATGGAAGCAGCCCCGGAAATG ACCAGTATGGCTTCAATTGGTCCGAGCAGCTTAGATCCCGCGCCGAGAGCTCCGTTACCGGATCCCgcccttccttttctttccaagGCACCGGCTCCCATTCTCCTCCGAGAGCCATGCCCAACCATGACCGCTCAAAGTCCATCTCCGACATGCCACAGCCTCCCGCACAGGCGTCCGCTGTTAAGCCTAAGCAGCCAGAGCGCCCCAAGCCCGATGCTTTCCAAGAGAGAATTCTCAAGGGCGACTTCTACATGGACTGA
- a CDS encoding uncharacterized protein (EggNog:ENOG41~MEROPS:MER0215828) codes for MPIGIQRLNAKKSQPNPHVVFIKPLKGPDENIAQDFLERIAAQCLPVMRKHHIHVMSLEEFPPNREFVGRNFNAGEVIQLVLKSPGSGRWLPFNYVQMVMMHELAHCAQMNHSRAFWAVRNQYAAQMQDLWAEGYKGDGLWGRGTKLATGEWERYSVMADEVLPEHLCGGTYRSRGRKRKAKPVLTYQERKERRILKKFGKNGIALGADEEEKVKLEKGKRVQAKPRVAGSLRGRELRAAAALARFEQSKDDAAKKEEEEGEGLSDYEDEDLTDSKAAVDLDGTRMTDKDGSDMVKVCEDEDPDDADAKKEFDELQGLFGRRKIKEEAGTERLNLHPPRSLDPEGAVKQEEEERETTIKPEVAADDDGASSKNLSSIPHVKPAQSKTMIKPEPESNTKGRQALLKTTSTPTTPTTTVKTQKSSGSRTAPTGCSMCSFANPASAVTCAMCANVLDPKHTTGSWQCKSASCVATAYRNARDCGVCGLCGQRRGMK; via the exons ATGCCAATCGGCATCCAACGTCTCAATGCGAAGAAATCACAGCCTAATCCGCACGTTGTCTTCATCAAGCCGTTAAAAGGACCAGATGAAAACATAGCCCAAGATTTTCTCGAGAGGATTGCAGCGCAATGTC TTCCGGTAATGCGCAAACACCACATTCACGTCATGTCACTGGAGGAATTCCCTCCCAACAGAGAATTTGTAGGCCGTAATTTCAATGCCGGAGAGGTCATTCAACTCGTGCTCAAGTCTCCTGGTAGTGGCCGGTGGCTTCCGTTCAACTACGTccagatggtgatgatgcatGAGCTGGCTCACTGCGCGCAAATGAACCACTCCAGGGCCTTTTGGGCAGTAAGAAACCAGTATGCTGCACAGATGCAAGATCTGTGGGCGGAGGGATACAAGGGCGATGGTCTTTGGGGCAGAGGAACCAAACTGGCAACTGGAGAGTGGGAAAGGTACTCTGTTATGGCAGATGAAGTACTGCCGGAGCATCTCTGCGGAGGCACATATCGATCTCGGGGGAGAAAACGCAAGGCCAAACCAGTTTTGACGTACcaggagagaaaggagagaaggatCCTCAAGAAATTCGGCAAGAATGGAATCGCGCTAGGggcagacgaagaggagaaagtGAAACTCGAGAAGGGCAAACGCGTCCAAGCAAAACCTAGAGTGGCCGGCAGCTTGCGAGGACGAGAGCTTCGTGCAGCTGCGGCATTGGCGCGGTTTGAGCAGAGTAAAGATGATGCcgcgaagaaggaagaggaagagggagaagggtTGAGCGACTACGAGGACGAAGACCTGACGGATTCTAAAGCCGCGGTGGATCTGGATGGTACGAGGATGACGGATAAGGATGGCAGCGATATGGTTAAGGTGtgcgaagatgaagatccggatgatgctgatgcgaAGAAGGAGTTTGATGAATTACAGGGATTATTTGGCAGACGGAAAATTAAAGAGGAAGCGGGCACAGAGCGATTGAATTTACATCCGCCAAGAAGTCTGGATCCAGAAGGGGCAGTGAaacaggaagaggaggaaagagagaCGACAATCAAACCAGAGGTTGCGgcagacgacgacggcgctTCATCAAAAAACCTGTCGTCTATACCACACGTCAAGCCAGCACAAAGCAAAACCATGATCAAACCAGAGCCAGAATCAAATACCAAGGGCCGCCAAGCATTACTCAAAACTACATCAACTCCCACCACCCCCACGACGACGGTAAAAACACAAAAGAGCTCAGGTAGTCGCACCGCACCAACCGGCTGCTCAATGTGCTCCTTTGCAAACCCTGCTTCGGCCGTCACATGCGCCATGTGCGCAAACGTCCTTGACCCAAAGCACACGACCGGCTCGTGGCAGTGCAAGAGCGCATCATGTGTAGCCACGGCGTACAGGAATGCGAGGGACTGCGGCGTGTGCGGCTTGTGTGGGCAGAGACGGGGGATGAAATAG
- a CDS encoding uncharacterized protein (TransMembrane:12 (i90-110o116-132i139-157o163-184i191-214o250-268i280-303o375-394i406-428o434-452i464-482o488-504i)), whose product MSGTAAKVERTLAKVLGIKLAEEDDDPVTRGESVFSMQTSDSFIEGPPTTAEWLHDQLPTRAETVGYVRSLFPFISWLPHYNLQWLAGDLVAGITIGAVLVPQGMAYALLANLPPQFGLYSSFMGPITYWIFGTSKDISIGPVAVLSTVVGTVVADVNASGTVWPANVVATAFAVIAGCIVLALGVFRLGWIVDLISITSLSAFMTGSAITIGASQLPSLFGLTGFSSRDAAYRVIINTLKHLPETKLDAAIGLTALFLLYLIRYTLTRAAERWPANKRIIFFLNTMRTVFVILLYTMVSWLINRHRKDDPAIRVLGVVPKGFKNAGVPEIEANLVSKFASHLPAGVIVMLVEHIAISKSFGRVNNYTIDPSQEMVAIGMTNILGSFLGAYPSTGSFSRTAIKSKAGVRTPAAGLITGLVVLLATYLLTAVFFYIPNAVLAAVIIHAVGDLITPPNTLYQFWRVSPIEVFIFLIGVFISVFAQIEDGLYATVCISAAVLIYRILKARGRFLGKVKVHSVIGDHVIGDHHKQLVGEYGTFEEREQNAARNIFLPLDHGDGSNPEVELENPYPGIFIYRFSEGFNYPSANHALEYLTSFIYARTRRTSPEIFERKGDRPWNNAGQRKSGKSRADPDLTQKPTLKAIILDFSSVNNVDITSVQRLIDVRNVLDTYAAPDVVDWHIACINNRWTKRALVAGGFGTPTKPRDGVPHRWKSIFSVAEIGGKDSAAAVAEENAINRELSMISHRIGDEEMAKAKAIIEEEEQEEGQEQEQASTPSDLVEKLGGSPKPAFKRKGAIISGFDKPLFHVDLTSAVLSAIANVEARLESTSST is encoded by the exons ATGAGTGGAACAGCAGCCAAGGTTGAGCGCACGCTCGCCAAAGTCTTGGGCATCAAGCTcgcggaagaagacgatgatccAGTTACCAGAGGCGAATCCGTCTTCTCTATGCAAACAAGCGATAGTTTTATCGAAGGACCGCCTACGACAGCAGAATGGCTGCATGATCAGCTGCCTACACGAGCTGAAACCGTGGGTTATGTCAGATCACTCTTTCCATTCATATCTTGGCTACCTCATTACAACTTGCAATGGCTCGCCGGAGATCTTGTTGCTGGTATCACCATCGGAGCTGTACTCGTCCCCCAGGGCATGGCATATGCCTTATTGGCAAATTTGCCTCCTCAGTTTGGACTATACTCCTCTTTCATGGGACCCATCACGTACTGGATCTTTGGTACATCTAAAGATATATCTATCGGCCCAGTGGCTGTCTTGTCTACAGTGGTGGGAACCGTGGTGGCAGATGTGAATGCGTCTGGTACGGTCTGGCCCGCCAATGTGGTAGCCACAGCATTTGCCGTCATCGCTGGATGCATCGTACTCGCCCTTGGTGTCTTTCGCCTAGGCTGGATTGTCgatctcatctccatcacgTCATTGTCTGCATTCATGACAGGGTCGGCCATTACCATTGGTGCCAGTCAACTGCCTTCTCTATTCGGCCTCACGGGCTTCTCCAGTCGGGACGCGGCGTACAGAGTTATCATCAATACGCTAAAACATCTCCCCGAAACCAAACTGGACGCTGCAATTGGCCTCACAGCTCTGTTTCTCCTCTATCTCATCCGCTATACATTAACTCGAGCTGCTGAGAGGTGGCCAGCAAATAAGCGCATCATCTTTTTCCTCAATACGATGCGAACTGTATTTGTCATTCTCCTCTATACTATGGTGAGCTGGTTGATAAACAGACACCGGAAAGATGATCCGGCAATCCGTGTTCTTGGAGTTGTACCTAAGG GCTTCAAGAACGCCGGCGTCCCAGAGATAGAGGCGAATCTTGTATCAAAGTTTGCTTCCCACCTCCCGGCTGGTGTCATCGTGATGCTTGTTGAGCATATTGCCATTTCCAAGTCCTTTGGTAGGGTAAACAACTATACCATCGACCCGTCTCAAGAAATGGTTGCCATTGGTATGACCAATATACTGGGTTCATTTCTTGGTGCTTATCCTTCGACTGGTTCCTTCAGTCGAACGGCTATCAAGTCGAAAGCTGGTGTGAGGACTCCTGCTGCAGGACTCATTACTGGGCTGGTTGTTCTTTTAGCTACCTATCTCTTGACTGCTGTCTTCTTTTACATCCCCAATGCAGTCTTAGCTGCAGTCATCATTCACGCAGTTGGTGATTTGATAACTCCTCCAAACACCCTATATCAGTTTTGGAGGGTCTCTCCTATTGAGGTCTTCATTTTCCTTATCGGAGTGTTCATTAGCGTTTTTGCCCAAATTGAGGATGGTCTGTATGCAACCGTATGCATCTCAGCCGCTGTTCTCATTTATCGTATCTTGAAGGCACGTGGACGATTCCTTGGCAAGGTCAAGGTCCACTCGGTTATTGGAGATCATGTTATTGGAGACCATCATAAACAGCTTGTCGGAGAGTATGGCACgtttgaagaaagagaacagAATGCGGCAAGAAATATTTTCCTACCGCTTGACCACGGTGATGGTTCCAACCCAGAAGTGGAATTGGAGAACCCATACCCAGGTATCTTCATTTACCGTTTCTCCGAGGGCTTCAACTACCCAAGCGCCAACCATGCCTTGGAGTATCTGACCAGCTTCATTTATGCGCGAACCCGCCGAACTAGTCCAGAGATCTTTGAACGCAAGGGCGACAGGCCTTGGAATAACGCAGGCCAACGGAAATCCGGGAAGTCAAGGGCGGATCCTGACCTCACCCAGAAGCCTACCCTAAAGGCCATCATTCTAGATTTCAGTTCTGTCAACAATGTCGACATCACTTCTGTCCAGCGCTTGATCGATGTTCGAAACGTACTTGATACGTATGCGGCCCCTGATGTTGTAGATTGGCACATTGCATGCATCAACAACCGATGGACTAAACGAGCACTTGTGGCTGGCGGATTTGGTACTCCTACAAAGCCTCGAGATGGGGTTCCGCACCGTTGGAAGTCGATTTTTAGCGTCGCAGAGATTGGCGGAAAAGACTCTGCTGCGGCAGTTGCTGAAGAGAATGCTATCAATCGGGAATTATCAATGATTTCTCATAGAATAGGGGACGAAGAAATGgcaaaagccaaagccataatcgaagaggaggaacaagaagaggggcaggagcaggagcaggcaTCAACACCTAGCGACCTTGTAGAGAAGCTAGGAGGATCTCCCAAGCCTGCATTCAAACGAAAGGGAGCCATTATCAGCGGTTTTGACAAACCTTTGTTCCACGTGGATCTGACAAGTGCGGTATTGAGCGCTATCGCCAACGTGGAGGCCAGGCTGGAGTCAACGAGCAGTACgtga
- a CDS encoding uncharacterized protein (BUSCO:EOG092D33CF) has product MSGSPPTAQEAPAALPSIQHGLLQAPPSPQTHRALRRLQSAHALGARAAAQQQVTLIAQQRREQQPPPSPTRNAAANSATRTRGRANSDATPPPLYQPTAASNARRSGVKKPVFSHGHLSLQQIIRDGPNDGDFIGALESARWKVIDEGVKAAEDGMSPLRIYVWLVLLDAPIMSTDEYLALIHRGASPAYAKIRNDTFRTLTTDPLFRRRVSEASLIRLLNAIAWRLHDSKEDERQSSRPGSSHSSIPPRDGVGGSHSGQSQARSGAVLEPGVYVQGMNVLAAPFLYAARSEAEAFVAFHSLLTRECPGYIRGAMDGVHRGLALVDKVLAIVDPKLSMYLTAKGLSAEIYAFPSVLTLCACTPPLPEVLRLWDFLFAYGPHLNIVCIVAQLTIMRSQILQSQSPNKLLRSFPQLNADLVKSVTISIIKKIPDDVYEEIATHAI; this is encoded by the exons ATGTCTGGCTCTCCGCCCACGGCGCAGGAGGCCCCTGCTGCGCTGCCGTCAATTCAACATGGCCTTCTACAGGCCCCGCCATCGCCACAGACGCATCGCGCCTTGAGACGACTCCAGTCTGCTCACGCATTGGGCGCCAGAGCCGCCGCCCAGCAGCAGGTGACACTCATCGCACAGCAACGCCGAGAACAGCAGCCGCCACCATCTCCGACTCGAAATGCTGCCGCGAACTCGGCAACGCGGACGCGAGGTCGCGCCAATAGCGATGCCACACCACCGCCGTTATATCAGCCAACCGCCGCCTCAAATGCTCGACGATCAGGTGTGAAGAAGCCGGTCTTTTCACACGGCCACTTGTCTCTCCAGCAGATCATTCGCGATGGGCCAAACGACGGCGATTTTATAGGTGCTCTGGAAAGCGCCAGGTGGAAAGTCATTGATGAAGGCGTCAAAGCTGCAGAAGATGGAATG TCTCCATTGAGGATATACGTCTGGCTCGTCCTTTTGGACGCCCCAATCATGTCTACAGACGAATACCTAGCCCTCATACATCGTGGTGCTTCTCCGGCATACGCCAAGATTCGCAACGACACCTTTCGCACGCTTACGACCGACCCTCTCTTCCGACGCCGTGTTAGTGAGGCAAGCTTGATTCGACTGCTAAATGCCATTGCCTGGCGGCTCCATGATTCAAAAGAGGATGAACGCCAGAGCAGCCGTCCTGGCAGCAGTCATTCGTCTATACCTCCGCGAGATGGCGTTGGAGGCAGCCACTCTGGCCAATCTCAAGCGA GATCCGGCGCAGTTCTCGAGCCAGGGGTCTATGTCCAAGGCATGAATGTTTTGGCTGCCCCTTTCCTGTACGCCGCGCGAAGCGAAGCCGAGGCCTTTGTCGCTTTCCATTCTCTGTTGACTCGTGAGTGTCCTGGTTATATCCGCGGTGCCATGGATGGCGTTCATCGCGGGCTTGCCTTGGTAGACAAAGTCTTGGCCATTGTCGATCCTAAGCTTAGCATGTATCTCACGGCAAAGGGGCTCTCGGCCGAAATCTATGCCTTCCCCTCTGTACTAACACTCTGTGCATGTACGCCGCCTCTACCCGAGGTGTTGCGTCTTTGGGATTTTCTCTTTGCGTATGGGCCGCATCTTAATATTGTGTGCATTGTAGCGCAACTTACCATTATGCGATCGCAGATTCTTCAATCTCAAAG CCCAAACAAGCTTTTACGATCATTCCCACAGCTCAATGCCGATCTTGTCAAGAGTGTCACGATCAGCATCATTAAGAAGATCCCAGACGACGTTTACGAAGAGATCGCCACGCATGCCATTTGA
- a CDS encoding uncharacterized protein (TransMembrane:7 (o280-298i310-332o344-364i376-395o407-426i438-459o479-496i)) — protein MAGVTTALTSACGFNHDGDDKDSTGVAATSGSDLRREAQQQAKRRRHSFFIPRRKSIVGHIMEGEEHLLLKVDLFLTELERRLDFVENYVDLSKDSSISRAFSTLQTVRTRCSQASEEVIGAGRRRLYIMLETLETRYQETLAATESLHEKAGLGIELLEGMLSEFETRAYKLREQGFANAATAAEAFMDEGRRVANESIERAKYVVDEGIERAVRAALSLEEHIQQAVLLARDRGLLLYDELPTPWRNNPHIKKGYRFRETKIECVQSVFNMSNEFINIWSHALGLILVLAVAFYFYPSSANFYLSTKTDVVVAAIFFMMACLTLVCSTIWHTMSAVADVNAVSMFACVDYTGISLLIAASIMTTEYTAFYCDPVSRWIYMGLTAVLGLGGVILPWHPKFNGTDMAWARVGFFVGLALTGFMPILQLYFSHGPEFVYNFYSPITKSLLVYFSGAVVYASKVPERWFPGMFDYIGGSHNLWHAAVLGGIIFHYTAMQQFFSNAFHRAEAGCPAY, from the coding sequence ATGGCGGGCGTCACCACTGCTCTGACGTCCGCGTGCGGCTTCAAtcacgacggcgacgacaaAGATTCGACCGGCGTAGCTGCTACCAGTGGCTCGGATTTGCGCCGCGAGGCTCAGCAACAGGCAAAGCGACGACGGCACTCTTTCTTTATCCCCCGGCGTAAATCCATCGTCGGCCACATCATGGAGGGCGAGGAGCATCTCTTGCTCAAGGTGGACTTGTTCTTGACCGAGTTAGAGCGTCGGCTGGATTTTGTCGAAAACTATGTAGACCTCAGCAAAGACTCGAGCATTTCTCGCGCATTTTCAACTCTCCAGACGGTTCGCACAAGATGCTCTCAGGCGTCCGAGGAAGTCATCGGCGCCGGCCGACGCAGGCTCTACATCATGCTTGAAACCCTCGAGACCCGGTACCAGGAGACGTTGGCTGCGACCGAATCTTTGCACGAGAAAGCGGGCCTGGGAATTGAGTTGCTGGAAGGGATGCTCTCCGAGTTCGAAACGCGCGCCTACAAGTTGCGCGAGCAGGGctttgccaatgccgccaCGGCTGCCGAGGCATTTATGGATGAGGGTCGCAGAGTGGCAAACGAAAGCATTGAGCGAGCAAAATATGTTGTCGACGAAGGAATTGAGCGCGCTGTGCGAGCTGCGCTGTCCCTCGAAGAGCACATCCAACAGGCCGTTCTGCTGGCGCGGGATCGTGGATTGCTGCTATACGACGAGCTGCCAACGCCTTGGCGAAACAACCCACACATCAAGAAAGGCTATCGCTTCCGCGAGACCAAGATAGAATGTGTCCAGTCCGTTTTCAACATGTCCAACGAATTCATCAATATTTGGTCTCATGCCCTGGGTCTGATCCTGGTTCTAGCTGTTGCTTTCTACTTTTACCCCAGCAGTGCCAATTTCTATCTCAGCACCAAGACGGATGTGGTTGtcgccgccatcttcttcatgatGGCCTGCTTGACGCTGGTATGTTCTACCATCTGGCACACCATGAGCGCCGTTGCCGATGTCAACGCCGTCTCCATGTTTGCCTGTGTGGATTACACCGGCATCTCGCTGCTCATTGCCGCCTCCATCATGACCACCGAATACACTGCTTTCTACTGCGACCCGGTCAGCCGATGGATTTACATGGGCCTCACTgctgtccttggccttggaggggTGATCCTGCCGTGGCACCCCAAGTTCAACGGCACCGACATGGCCTGGGCCCGCGTTGGATTCTTCGTCGGCCTTGCGTTGACGGGATTTATGCCGATTCTGCAGCTTTACTTTTCCCACGGACCCGAATTCGTCTACAACTTCTACTCTCCCATCACCAAGTCCCTCTTGGTCTATTTCAGTGGCGCCGTCGTGTATGCTAGCAAAGTCCCTGAGCGCTGGTTCCCCGGCATGTTCGACTACATTGGAGGCAGCCACAACTTGTGGCACGCCGCCGTCTTGGGTGGCATCATCTTCCACTATACCGCCATGCAACAGTTTTTCTCAAACGCCTTCCACCGAGCCGAGGCAGGCTGCCCTGCCTATTAG